Proteins encoded by one window of Glycine soja cultivar W05 chromosome 15, ASM419377v2, whole genome shotgun sequence:
- the LOC114387820 gene encoding thaumatin-like protein 1, which produces MYAGAYSATFTVTNNCAFTIWPATLTGGGNSQLPSTGFELTSKASSTIDVTAPWSGRFWAKSQCSTDTYGKFTCATGDCGSGQVPCNGNGGTPPVSLVEFTLASNKGQDFYDVSLVDGFNLPVLVIAQGGLRGCNTTSCPSDVNKVCPPNFAVKGSDGSVIACKSARLALDQPEYCCTGPFASADKCPPTPYSVIFKNQCPQAYSYAYDYRTSTFTCSGEQTIPSHFAPKPK; this is translated from the coding sequence ATGTATGCAGGGGCATATTCAGCAACATTCACAGTCACAAACAATTGTGCATTCACAATATGGCCAGCCACTCTCACAGGAGGTGGCAACTCACAGCTACCTTCAACAGGCTTTGAACTAACCTCAAAAGCCTCATCCACAATTGATGTCACAGCTCCATGGTCTGGCAGATTCTGGGCCAAGTCTCAATGCTCAACAGACACATATGGGAAATTCACTTGTGCCACTGGTGACTGTGGATCAGGTCAAGTACCATGCAATGGTAATGGTGGAACCCCTCCAGTTTCTCTAGTGGAATTCACTTTGGCTTCAAATAAAGGACAAGATTTCTATGATGTTAGCCTTGTTGATGGCTTCAATCTGCCAGTGTTGGTGATCGCTCAGGGAGGCTTAAGGGGTTGCAACACAACTAGCTGCCCTAGTGATGTGAACAAAGTTTGTCCTCCAAATTTTGCTGTCAAAGGGTCAGATGGAAGTGTCATTGCTTGCAAGAGTGCACGTTTGGCATTGGACCAACCTGAGTATTGTTGCACTGGACCCTTTGCTTCAGCTGACAAGTGCCCACCAACCCCTTATTCAGTTATTTTTAAGAATCAGTGCCCTCAAGCTTATAGCTATGCCTATGATTATAGGACTAGCACTTTTACTTGCTCTGGGGAGCAAACTATTCCATCACATTTTGCCCCTAAACCAAAATGA